The Hypomesus transpacificus isolate Combined female chromosome 3, fHypTra1, whole genome shotgun sequence genome has a window encoding:
- the dicer1 gene encoding endoribonuclease Dicer produces MAGLQLVTPASSPMGPFFGLPWQQEAIHDNIYTPRKYQVELLEAALEHNTIVCLNTGSGKTFIAVLLTKELSHQIRGDFQKHGRKTVFLVNAAASVIQQAATVRTHSDLQVGEYTSTERTLEWTDERWSRDIVEKQVLVMTCHIFLHVLKNGILPLSKINLVVFDECHLAITDHPYREIMKLCEGCPCSPRILGLTASILNGKCDPSELEQKIQNLERILRSNAETATDLVVLDRYASQPREVVLDCGPYLDKSGLSEHLLGELDEALHFLNDCNIPVAREDRDPTFISKQVLSDCRAVLLVLGPWCADKVAGIMVRELQKYIKHEQEDLNRKFLLFTDTILRKVHALCEEHFSPASLDLKFVTPKVIRLLEILHEYKPFERQQFESVEWYNNRNQDNYVSWSDSEDEDEDEEVEVKEKPEANFPSPFTNILCGIIFVERRYTAVVLNRLIKEAGKQDPELAYISSNFITGHSIGKNQPRNKQMEVEFRKQEEVLRKFRAHETNLLIATSIVEEGVDIPKCNLVVRFDLPTEYRSYVQSKGRARAPVSNYIMLADSERTKTFEEDLKTYKAIEKILRNKCSKSAEASDFEVEQVLDDDNILPPYVLRSEDGGPRVTINTAIGHINRYCARLPSDPFTHLAPKCKTAELKDGRYQSTLYLPINSPLRVPVKGPIMNCGRLAEKAVALLCCEKLHKIGELDDHLMPVGKETVKYEEELDLHDEEETSVPGRPGSTKRRQCYPKAIPECLRDSYPVPAQSYYLYVIGMVLTTPLPDELNFRRRKLYPPEDTTRCFGILTAKPIPRIPHFPVYTRSGEVTISIELQKLGFTLSAAQLDLITRLHQYIFSHILRLEKPALEFRPTQADSAYCVLPLNYVDDSNTLDLDFKFMEDIEKSEARIGIPTTLYTKQNPFSFKLEDYQDAVIIPRYRNFDQPHRFYVADVYTDLTPLSKFPSPEYETFAEYYKTKYNLDLSNLNQPLLDVDHTSSRLNLLTPRHLNQKGKALPLSSAEKRKAKWESLQNKQILVPELCAIHPIPASLWRKAVCLPSILYRLHCLLTAEELRAQTASDAGVGAQTLPPDFRYPNLDFGWKRSIDSKSFISCSGSCAEDSEDHCKHHTTVAPDSPDAQQPCSIHASPPNQGSDPSEDYKSHNAEGLETEPEDQNSACTRNLTNGTALAGEHGGGHETHLDGCDKNCQRSQAVLPLESHVMTQTTTSVPVHPSPSTENQKSVPAPQPRNLPQPQASDECRPGRTSEPCEGHRRVNKPTSDGCHLAAKGPTASSEPSPDTSSAADSPKTLGPNPGLILQALTLSNASDGFNLERLEMLGDSFLKHAITTYLFCTYPDAHEGRLSYMRSKKVSNCNLYRLGKKKGLPSRMVVSIFDPPVNWLPPGYVVNQDKSSPDKWDSDEAKEDPLANGAGEDFEDEEEEAEEPEEEEELMWKEEEEPKDEANMEDDLEYYHEHIKFIDNMLMGSGAFGKKISLSTFPPSPTPAAASSPSPSPSPAADPPSEWKPPKKSSHPAAAQYASDAAAAGGSVSGGAEEFDYSSWDAMCYLDPSKAGEEDDFVVGFWNPSEENCGAELGKQSISYDLHTEQCIADKSIADCVEALLGCYLTSCGERAAQMFLCSLGLKVLPVERKSQNSISEVMTALTTTLDLHYGWLKIPPRCMFDHPDAERTLNHLISGFENFERKINYTFQNKAYLLQAFTHASYHYNTITDCYQRLEFLGDAILDYLITKHLYEDPRQHSPGVLTDLRSALVNNTIFASLAVKYDYHKYFKAVSPELFHVIDDFVQFQLEKNEMQGMDSELRRSEEDEEKEEDIEVPKAMGDIFESLAGAIYMDSRMSLETVWQVYYPMMRPLIEKFSANVPRSPVRELLEMEPETAKFSPAERTYDGKVRVTVEVVGKGKFKGVGRSYRIAKSAAARRALRSLKANQPQVQNN; encoded by the exons ATGGCTGGCCTACAGCTGGTCACCCCCGCCTCCTCACCCATGGGGCCTTTCTTTGGTCTCCCTTGGCAACAGGAGGCCATCCACGACAACATCTACACGCCTAGGAAATATCAG GTTGAACTTCTTGAAGCAGCTCTAGAACACAATACTATTGTCTGCTTAAATACTGGCTCAGGGAAGACCTTTATTGCAGTACTCCTAACAAAGGAGCTCTCCCATCAAATTCGAGGAGACTTCCAAAAACATGGAAGGAAGACTGTTTTCTTGGTTAACGCAG CAGCGTCAGTCATTCAGCAAGCAGCTACTGTTAGGACCCACTCTGATCTCCAAGTGGGAGAGTACACCAGCACGGAGAGAACCTTGGAATGGACGGATGAACGTTGGAGTCGAGACATTGTCGAAAAGCAG GTGTTGGTAATGACGTGTCATATCTTCCTGCATGTCCTGAAGAATGGAATCTTGCCACTATCAAAAATCAACCTGGTGGTGTTTGACGAATGTCACCTGGCAATCACGGACCATCCCTATCGGGAGATAATGAAG CTATGTGAGGGCTGTCCGTGCAGCCCTCGGATCCTGGGTCTCACCGCTTCCATTCTAAATGGCAAGTGTGACCCATCTGAACTAGAGCAGAAAATCCAGAACCTGGAGCGCATCCTGAGGAGCAACGCTGAGACGGCCACAGACCTTGTAGTCCTGGACCG ataTGCATCCCAGCCCAGAGAGGTGGTGCTGGATTGTGGACCTTACTTGGACAAGAGTGGCCTGTCGGAGCATCTCCTGGGAGAGCTGGATGAGGCTCTCCACTTCCTCAACGACTGCAACATCCCTGTGGCCCGGGAGGACAGAGACCCCACCTTCATCTCCAAACAG GTGCTGAGCGACTGCCGGGCTGTGCTGCTGGTCTTGGGACCATGGTGCGCAGACAAGGTGGCAGGCATCATGGTACGCGAGCTCCAGAAGTATATCAAGCACGAGCAAGAGGACCTCAACCGCAAGTTCCTGCTGTTCACCGACACCATCCTGCGCAAGGTGCACGCCCTCTGCGAGGAGCACTTCTCCCCTGCCTCGCTGGACCTCAAGTTTGTCACACCCAAA GTAATCCGTCTACTGGAGATCCTCCACGAGTACAAACCTTTCGAACGGCAGCAGTTTGAGAGTGTGGAGTGGTACAACAACCGCAACCAGGACAACTATGTTTCCTGGAGCGACTCGGAGGATGAAgacgaggatgaggaggtggaggtgaaggagaagcCCGAGGCCAACTTTCCGTCTCCGTTCACCAACATCCTGTGTGGGATCATCTTTGTGGAGAGGCGCTACACAGCAGTTGTCTTAAATCG GCTGATTAAGGAGGCAGGAAAGCAGGACCCCGAGCTGGCCTACATCAGCAGCAACTTCATCACTGGCCACAGCATCGGCAAGAACCAGCCCCGAAACAAGCAGATGGAGGTGGAGTTCAGGAAGCAGGAGGAA GTCCTCCGCAAATTCCGGGCACACGAAACCAACTTGCTTATTGCCACCAGCATtgtggaggaaggggtggatATACCCAAGTGCAACCTGGTGGTCCGCTTTGACCTGCCCACTGAGTACAGGTCCTATGTGCAGTCTAAAGGCCGAGCCAGAGCTCCTGTCTCCAACTACATCATGCTGGCTGACAGCGAGAGGACTAAAACCTTTGAGGAGGACCTCAAGACCTATAAGGCCATAGAAAAG ATCCTGAGGAACAAGTGCTCCAAGTCTGCAGAAGCGAGTGACTTTGAGGTGGAGCAAGTGCTGGACGATGACAACATTCTTCCACCCTATGTGCTACGTTCAGAGGATGGAGGCCCCAGAGTGACTATCAACACAGCCATTGGGCACATCAACAG GTACTGTGCCCGACTACCAAGTGACCCATTCACCCACCTGGCACCCAAGTGCAAGACGGCGGAGCTCAAGGATGGACGCTACCAGTCCACTCTCTACCTGCCTATCAACTCCCCTCTGAGAGTGCCCGTCAAG GGGCCAATAATGAATTGTGGCAGACTTGCAGAGAAAGCAGTTGCACTTCTATGTTGCGAGAAGCTTCACAAGATAG gggAGCTGGATGACCACCTGATGCCCGTGGGGAAGGAGACAGTGAAGTacgaggaggagctggacctCCATGATGAAGAAGAGACCAGTGTCCCAGGCCGTCCGGGTTCCACCAAAAGGAGGCAGTGCTACCCCAAAGCC aTACCGGAGTGTCTACGGGACAGTTACCCTGTTCCAGCGCAGTCCTACTACCTGTACGTGATAGGCATGGTCCTTACCACCCCTCTCCCAGACGAGCTCAACTTCCGCAGGAGGAAGCTCTATCCCCCTGAGGACACTACAAGGTGCTTCGGCATCTTGACGGCCAAACCCATTCCTCGG aTCCCCCACTTCCCAGTGTACACGCGCTCGGGCGAGGTGACCATCTCCATTGAGCTGCAGAAGTTAGGTTTCACCCTCAGTGCGGCCCAGCTGGATCTCATCACACGCCTGCACCAGTACATATTTTCCCACATCCTGCGTCTAGAGAAGCCGGCTCTGGAGTTCAGGCCCACGCAAGCGGACTCTGCTTATTGTGTACTACCGCTCAACTATG TGGATGATTCCAACACTCTAGATTTGGACTTTAAGTTCATGGAAGACATTGAGAAGTCTGAGGCACGCATCGGCATTCCCACCACCCTGTACACCAAGCAGAACCCCTTCAGCTTCAAACTGGAGGACTACCAGGACGCTGTCAtcattccaag GTATCGCAACTTTGACCAGCCGCACCGCTTCTACGTGGCTGATGTGTACACGGACCTCACCCCACTCAGCAAGTTCCCTTCACCAGAGTACGAGACGTTTGCAGAGTACTACAAAACCAAGTATAACCTGGACCTGTCCAACCTGAACCAGCCCCTCCTGGATGTCGACCACACCTCCTCCAG ACTGAACCTGTTAACCCCTCGTCACTTGAACCAGAAAGGAAAAGCCCTCCCTCTCAGCAGTGCTGAGAAGAGGAAGGCCAAATGGGAGAGTCTTCAAAACAAGCAG ATCCTGGTCCCAGAGCTGTGTGCCATCCACCCCATCCCTGCTTCCCTGTGGAGGAAGGCTGTGTGCCTGCCCAGTATCCTGTACCGCCTCCACTGCCTCCTGACCGCCGAGGAGCTCCGGGCTCAGACAGCCAGCGATGCCGGGGTGGGAGCCCAGACCTTGCCCCCCGACTTCAG GTATCCAAACTTGGACTTTGGCTGGAAAAGGTCGATCGACAGCAAGTCGTTCATTTCCTGTTCTGGTTCGTGTGCCGAGGACAGCGAGGATCACTGTAAACACCATACAACTGTAGCACCCGACTCACCTGATGCCCAGCAACCATGTAGTATCCACGCCTCCCCACCCAACCAGGGCTCTGACCCCTCTGAGGACTACAAATCCCACAATGCCGAGGGGTTGGAGACGGAGCCTGAAGACCAAAACTCCGCCTGCACCAGGAACCTCACTAACGGCACTGCCCTCGCCGGCGAACACGGCGGCGGCCATGAAACGCACCTTGACGGATGTGACAAGAATTGCCAACGCTCCCAGGCTGTCTTGCCGCTGGAGAGCCATGTAATGACACAAACCACTACCTCAGTTCCTGtgcacccctcccccagcaccgaGAACCAGAAATCAGTTCCTGCTCCCCAGCCCCGGAACCTGCCTCAACCCCAGGCCAGCGACGAATGTAGACCAGGGAGGACCTCAGAGCCCTGTGAGGGCCACAGACGTGTGAATAAACCTACCTCAGACGGCTGCCACCTTGCAGCCAAGGGGCCTACCGCTTCCTCAGAACCTTCACCTGACACCTCCTCGGCAGCAGACTCCCCCAAGACCCTGGGACCCAACCCGGGCCTCATCCTACAGGCCCTCACCCTGTCCAACGCCAGCGATGGCTTCAACTTGGAGCGCCTTGAGATGCTGGGCGACTCCTTCCTCAAGCATGCCATCACCACCTACCTGTTCTGCACCTATCCTGACGCGCACGAGGGGCGCCTGTCCTATATGAGGAGCAAGAAG GTGAGCAACTGTAATTTATACCGTCTGGGAAAGAAGAAGGGTCTCCCCAGCAGGATGGTGGTCTCCATATTTGACCCCCCAGTCAACTGGCTGCCCCCTGGCTACGTTGTCAACCAGGACAAGAGCAGCCCTGACAAGTGGGACTCTGATGAG GCCAAAGAGGACCCTCTGGCCAACGGAGCCGGCGAGGACTtcgaagacgaggaggaggaagcggaggagcctgaggaggaagaggagctcatgtggaaggaggaggaggagcccaaGGACGAGGCGAACATGGAGGACGACCTGGAGTACTACCATGAGCACATCAAGTTCATCGACAACATGCTCATGGGCTCAGGGGCTTTCGGCAAGAAGATCTCCCTCAGTActttccccccttctcccacccCGGCTGCCGCCTCCTCACCCTCGccgtccccctcccctgcgGCCGACCCTCCCAGCGAGTGGAAGCCCCCTAAGAAGTCCTCACACCCCGCCGCGGCCCAGTACGCCTCGGACGCGGCCGCCGCCGGGGGGAGCGTCTCGGGCGGGGCGGAGGAGTTTGACTACAGCTCGTGGGATGCCATGTGCTACCTGGACCCCAGCAAGGCGGGCGAGGAGGACGACTTTGTGGTGGGATTCTGGAACCCCTCGGAGGAGAACTGCGGGGCGGAGCTGGGCAAGCAGTCCATCTCATACGACCTCCACACGGAGCAGTGCATCGCCGACAAGAGCATAGCCGACTGCGTGGAGGCGCTGCTGGGGTGCTACCTCAccagctgtggagagagagccgCCCAGATGTTCCTCTGCTCCCTCGGACTCAAG GTGTTGCCAGTAGAGAGGAAAAGCCAAAATAGTATAAGTGAGGTCATGACTGCCCTGACCACGACACTTGACCTCCACTACGGCTGGCTGAAGATCCCACCCCGTTGCATGTTTGACCACCCTGACGCGGAGCGCACCCTGAACCACCTCATCTCCGGGTTTGAGAACTTTGAGAGGAAGATCAACTACACCTTCCAGAACAAGGCCTACCTGCTGCAGGCTTTCACTCACGCCTCCTACCATTACAATACCATTACAG ATTGTTACCAGCGGCTTGAGTTTCTTGGCGATGCAATCCTAGACTACCTCATAACTAAGCACCTTTATGAAGACCCGCGCCAGCACTCACCTGGCGTGCTCACGGACCTGCGCTCTGCGCTCGTCAACAACACCATCTTCGCCTCGCTGGCCGTCAAGTATGACTACCACAAGTACTTCAAGGCCGTCTCACCGGAGCTGTTCCACGTCATTGACGACTTTGTGCAATTCCAGCTGGAGAAGAACGAGATGCAAGGCATGGACTCTGAG CTTCGCCGCtcagaggaagatgaggagaaagaggaggacatTGAGGTCCCAAAGGCCATGGGGGATATCTTCGAGTCGCTAGCCGGAGCAATTTACATGGATAGCAGGATGTCACTTGAGACGGTGTGGCAAGTGTATTATCCAATGATGAGGCCACTTATAG AGAAATTCTCAGCAAACGTCCCCCGCTCTCCGGTGCGAGAGCTGTTGGAGATGGAGCCAGAGACAGCTAAGTTCAG TCCTGCGGAGCGGACGTACGACGGCAAGGTCCGGGTGACGGTGGAGGTCGTGGGCAAGGGCAAGTTCAAAGGTGTGGGCCGCAGCTACCGCATCGCCAAGTCTGCCGCCGCTCGACGAGCACTGCGCAGCCTGAAAGCCAACCAACCTCAGGTCCAGAACAACTGA
- the clmna gene encoding calmin, with protein MRTFPSDPMAGHEWKDWFEREEFIGQISDIRVQNLQVEREVVQKRTFTRWMNLHLEKCNPPMEVQDLFRDIQDGQILMALLEELSGCKLLHGFKKSSHRIFRLNNIAKVLTFLEERNVKLVSIDAADVADGNASIVLGLIWNIILFFQIKELTGNIKSQFPSSSSLSSIPTSSDSDTSHPSTPSEERRPSIAMRDHGKVIKTLLQWVQRRTRKYGVAVQDFGKSWTSGLAFLAVIKSIDPTLVDMRRSLLRTAKENLEDAFRTAHYSLGIPRLLEPEDVTINPPDEQSIMTYVSQFLEHFPGIEEPQDVSEVIERSVSMGRLSSRSSDYELMRNGVHRSRQRERPYVVRKDWVQPPPKIFVSTVSDDKEAMSPTSPTSLSWASEDLSGQSTTSPNGNPQDEGKEVFTILTSNSPQPSYVDSVTSSSAAESVICDSAIGSPDSWAESEAATPDRFGESRSEGSPTDSVMALDANLPPSTPEEVTLEGQLLPSVTGKPQDEQSLPELFIDEGIYSLSSLDSTLERGKDSLEKQEIEKKEHEQDDASSHILDGSFEHMPDQKESSNKTQRDSKQRGMSTGQRNVHPSQREPSLKLSDIPQQTEPVETSQSPHSFDRVNPDTFEPIEEVESVEERTDKDLECSKDMVEQEAYVEKRLFSQKSDSLDQNEIIGEVEVESVSVTKHRTASVSEREREEEQLKDVVDKRQDEVTKGAETQNGHKEPQENACSELNDIMEQTDTQPFQDMEQIQPSQAGSKEGGLNAEENHTVQTDSQTSVLDAVYRQSSTSDLPEGGVERDEKAGDEDLGESRSSGGHQINVTADTPDGPRPTDASSNEPNFAGVADEIPESAICRHVESRHDDSIEPTDSIVSTVIQATDNTIETQQYPLGSPLDQVNHLHNIEVSDVNQACDNPVTEVDHNEVESHTLANAINTLSHPAQSEKKEEAETDITGPSNGDRDEAISDKHNINKMADTDYNGSRLVELANDNEVAKIEKKAVSESADLFYADLDRSSPLEELMSEPLDPMDLFYPDKEEAMLSDQPEREESMFSSCFSVSALQPAPASEPLNTHSLPETHPPSLTESHSSNPLGEVEIGDGSTSQEDRMMQGRDKMAEETHEGAGEQGKPQERCTLLKDQSSGSLGVLEELEAESHHAAKHSDLIKTDEEKLAAARENMKSMRGGEESNGAKLEKQLSSLCHRKVEESDKLRDNQKSVATSQTQSTNSKTSRKESKVSAAAECLMTKSELYMLLIMWLILYCLLVLPQIDIRTLPSLLFNLED; from the exons ATGAGAACTTTCCCGTCCGACCCGATGGCTGGACACGAGTGGAAAGATTGGTTCGAACGGGAGGAATTTATCGGACAGATCAGCGATATCCGAGTGCAAAATCTTCAAG TGGAAAGAGAAGTTGTCCAGAAGAGGACCTTTACACGATGGATGAATCTGCATTTGGAAAAA TGTAACCCTCCCATGGAGGTCCAAGATCTGTTCCGGGACATTCAGGATGGTCAGATCCTTATGGCCCTGCTAGAGGAACTGTCCGGATGCAAGCTG CTCCATGGTTTCAAGAAATCCTCACATCGCATTTTCAGACTCAACAACATAGCGAAGGTCCTCACTTTTCTGGAAGAAAGAAAT GTGAAGCTAGTCAGTATCGATGCTGCGGATGTCGCTGATGGCAACGCATCCATTGTTCTTGGGCTCATCTGGAATATTATTCTCTTTTTCCAG ATCAAAGAGCTGACTGGGAATATTAAGAGCcagttcccctcctcctccagcctctcctccatccccaccAGCTCTGACTCAGACACCTCCCACCCCAGCACGCCCTCTGAGGAGAGACGGCCCTCCATTGCCATGCGGGATCATGGGAAAGTAATCAAGACCCTCCTGCAGTGGGTCCAGAGGCGGACCAGGAA GTATGGCGTGGCGGTGCAGGACTTTGGGAAGAGCTGGACCAGTGGCCTTGCCTTCCTGGCTGTCATCAAGTCCATCGACCCCACCCTGGTGGACATGAGAAGATCTCTCCTGAGGACGGCCAAGGAGAACCTAGAGGATGCCTTCAGGACCGCCCACTACAGCCTGGGCATACCACGCCTACTGGAACCTGAAG ATGTAACAATCAACCCTCCGGATGAGCAGTCCATCATGACTTACGTGTCCCAGTTCCTAGAGCACTTCCCTGGGATAGAGGAG CCGCAGGACGTTTCCGAGGTTATTGAAAGAAGTGTGTCCATGGGCAGACTCAGCTCTCGAAGCAGTGACTATGAGCTGATGAGGAACGGTGTGCACCGGAGTCGGCAGCGAGAGCGGCCATACGTGGTACGCAAGGACTGGGTCCAGCCACCGCCCAAAATCTTCGTCTCAACTGTGTCCGACGACAAGGAGGCCATGTCGCCAACCTCCCCGACCAGCCTTTCCTGGGCCAGTGAGGACTTGTCAGGGCAGTCCACTACCAGCCCCAATGGAAACCCCCAAGATGAAGGGAAGGAGGTCTTCACCATCTTAACTTCAAACTCCCCACAGCCATCCTATGTTGACTCTGTTACCAGTTCTTCAGCGGCAGAGTCTGTCAtctgtgattctgccatcggcTCGCCAGACTCCTGGGCCGAGAGCGAGGCAGCGACACCAGACCGGTTTGGAGAGAGCCGTAGTGAGGGATCACCCACTGACAGCGTCATGGCCTTGGAtgccaacctccctccctcaaccccTGAAGAGGTCACTCTTGAGGGGCAGCTGTTGCCGTCGGTGACAGGGAAACCCCAGGATGAGCAATCCCTGCCAGAGCTGTTTATTGATGAGGGAATCTACTCACTCAGCTCATTAGATAGCACACTGGAAAGGGGAAAAGACAGCTTAGAGAAACAGGAAATTGAGAAAAAGGAGCATGAGCAGGATGATGCCTCCAGCCACATCCTGGACGGGTCTTTTGAGCACATGCCTGATCAAAAAGAATCCTCAAACAAAACTCAGAGGGACTCTAAACAAAGGGGCATGAGCACAGGTCAGAGAAATGTacatcccagtcagagagaacCATCTTTAAAACTCTCTGATATTCCACAACAGACTGAACCTGTGGAAACTAGCCAGTCACCACACAGCTTTGATCGAGTGAACCCTGACACCTTTGAGCCAATTGAAGAAGTAGAAAGTGTTGAGGAGAGAACAGACAAGGATTTGGAATGTTCAAAAGACATGGTGGAACAAGAAGCTTATGTAGAAAAGAGGTTATTTAGTCAAAAATCTGATAGCCTTGATCAAAACGAGATTATAGGTGAAGTTGAGGTGGAAAGTGTAAGTGTGACCAAACACAGAACAGCCTCTGTttcagagcgagaaagagaagaggaacaaTTAAAGGATGTTGTAGATAAAAGGCAAGATGAGGTTACTAAAGGAGCAGAAACACAAAATGGTCACAAAGAACCACAAGAAAATGCTTGCTCGGAGTTGAATGATATAATGGAACAAACAGATACACAGCCATTTCAGGACATGGAACAGATTCAGCCCAGCCAAGCCGGATCTAAAGAAGGAGGTTTGAACGCTGAGGAGAACCACACTGTTCAAACAGACTCTCAAACATCTGTACTAGATGCAGTCTATCGTCAATCCTCAACAAGTGATTTACCAGAGGGcggtgtggagagagatgagaaggcTGGAGATGAAGACCTAGGAGAAAGTAGGTCCTCTGGAGGTCACCAAATTAACGTGACTGCTGATACCCCTGATGGCCCTAGGCCTACTGACGCAAGTAGTAATGAACCAAACTTTGCAGGAGTGGCTGATGAAATACCTGAGAGTGCCATCTGTAGACATGTAGAAAGTAGACATGATGATTCCATAGAACCCACTGATTCTATTGTTTCTACTGTGATTCAGGCCACAGACAACACAATAGAAACTCAACAATATCCTCTTGGGTCACCTTTGGATCAGGTGAACCATCTTCACAACATAGAGGTTTCAGATGTCAACCAGGCTTGTGACAACCCTGTCACAGAAGTGGACCACAATGAGGTTGAGTCACACACCCTAGCCAATGCCATAAACACTCTCAGCCACCCTGCTCAGTCTGAAAAGAAGGAAGAGGCAGAGACTGATATCACAGGCCCCTCCAATGGTGATCGAGATGAGGCTATTTCAGATAAACACAACATAAACAAAATGGCAGATACAGACTACAATGGATCCAGGCTTGTGGAACTGGCGAATGACAATGAAGTGGCAAAAATTGAAAAGAAGGCTGTGAGTGAATCAGCAGACTTGTTCTATGCAGATTTAGATAGGAGTTCTCCTCTAGAAGAACTAATGAGTGAGCCTTTGGACCCAATGGATTTGTTTTACCCAGATAAAGAAGAAGCCATGTTGTCAGACCAGCCCGAGCGGGAGGAGAGTATGTTCTCTTCctgcttcagtgtgtctgctctACAGCCTGCGCCAGCCTCAGAACCACTGAACACCCATAGTCTGCCGGAGACACACCCTCCCAGTCTGACAGAATCACACTCATCCAACCCGCTAGGTGAAGTGGAAATTGGAGATGGCTCAACTAGCCAAGAGGACAGGATGATGCAGGGACGGGATAAG ATGGCTGAGGAGACCCATGAGGGTGCCGGTGAGCAAGGTAAACCCCAGGAACGGTGCACCCTTCTCAAGGACCAATCCTCTGGATCCTTGGGTGTTCTGGAAGAGTTGGAGGCTGAGTCTCATCATGCTGCTAAACACAGTGATCTCATCAAAACTGACGAGGAGAAATTAGCAGCTGCCAGAGAAAACATGAAGTCTATGAG gggaggagaagaaagtaATGGAGCAAAACTAGAAAAACAGCTTTCAAGTCTTTGCCACAGGAAGGTGGAAGAATCTGATAAGTTACGG GACAATCAGAAGAGTGTGGCCACCAGCCAAACTCAGAGCACCAACTCCAAAACCAG ccGAAAGGAGTCAAAGGTTTCTGCAGCAGCTGAGTGTTTGATGACAAAGTCAGAGCTGTACATGCTGCTGATCATGTGGCTCATCCTCTACTGCCTGTTGGTGCTGCCACAGATTGACATCCGAACCCTACCCAGCCTATTATTTAACCTGgaagactga